A genome region from Pygocentrus nattereri isolate fPygNat1 chromosome 6, fPygNat1.pri, whole genome shotgun sequence includes the following:
- the LOC119263558 gene encoding gastrula zinc finger protein XlCGF7.1-like isoform X1 — translation MASGSGSTVEQTFSGSLHTDISYRATPKMAVKEKSHHCLECGKGFTQRCHLKIHQRIHTGEKPHRCSECGKSFRDVGTLRRHQRIHTGEKPYFCLECGKRFIQQDNLQKHLRVHTGEKPYHCLECGKSFNQQNHLQTHLRVHTGEKPYYCPECGRSFSAQNSLQLHRRLHTGEKPYCCSECGKRFTAQDHLQKHQRIHTGEKPYHCAVCGKRFSDGGTLKTHQRLHTGEKPFDCLYCEKSFRNRCNLKKHQRIHTGEKPYDCPECEKSFSDGGSLKKHQRIHTGEKPYYCADCGRSFRHSNTLKVHKCINRESIAVDAQVRQT, via the coding sequence ATGGCGTCTGGAAGTGGCTCCACTGTTGAGCAAACGTTCTCCGGTTCCCTCCACACGGACATATCGTACAGAGCAACACCAAAAATGGCTGTGAAGGAGAAATCGCACCACTGCCTGGAGTGTGGGAAAGGTTTTACTCAGCGATGTCATctcaaaatacaccagcgcatccacacaggcgAGAAGCCGCATCGCTGTTCGGAGTGCGGGAAGAGCTTCAGGGACGTTGGGACCCTCAGgagacaccagcgcatccacacaggagagaaaccgtactTCTGCTTGGAGTGTGGAAAGCGGTTCATTCAACAGGACAACCTCCAGAAGCACCTGCGTGtccacactggagagaaaccgtatcactgcctGGAGTGCGGGAAGAGCTTTAACCAGCAGAACCATCTCCAAACGCACCTGCGCGTTCACACGGGGgagaaaccgtattactgcCCAGAGTGTGGGCGGAGTTTTAGTGCGCAGAACAGTCTGCAGTTACACCGCCGGcttcacaccggagagaagccgtaCTGCTGCTCAGAGTGCGGGAAGCGCTTTACTGCGCAGGATCATCTCCAgaaacaccagcgcatccacaccggagagaagccCTACCACTGTGCAGTCTGTGGGAAGAGGTTCAGCGATGGGGGCACTCTGAAAACGCACCAGCGGCTccacaccggagagaagccgTTTGACTGCTTGTACTGCGAGAAGAGCTTCAGAAACAGGTGTAATCTCAAAAagcaccagcgcatccacaccggagagaagccATACGACTGCCCAGAGTGTGAGAAGAGCTTCAGTGATGGAGGGAGTCTCAaaaaacaccagcgcatccacacaggagagaagccgtattactGTGCTGACTGTGGGCGGAGCTTCAGGCATTCCAATACTTTAAAGGTGCATAAATGCATTAACAGGGAGTCGATCGCTGTTGACGCGCAAGTTCGTCAAACATGA
- the LOC119263558 gene encoding gastrula zinc finger protein XlCGF7.1-like isoform X2, with translation MASGSGSTVEQTFSGSLHTDISYRATPKMAVKEKSHHCLECGKGFTQRCHLKIHQRIHTGEKPHRCSECGKSFRDVGTLRRHQRIHTGEKPYFCLECGKRFIQQDNLQKHLRVHTGEKPYHCLECGKSFNQQNHLQTHLRVHTGEKPYYCPECGRSFSAQNSLQLHRRLHTGEKPYCCSECGKRFTAQDHLQKHQRIHTGEKPYHCAVCGKRFSDGGTLKTHQRLHTGEKPFDCLYCEKSFRNRCNLKKHQRIHTGEKPYDCPECEKSFSDGGSLKKHQRIHTGEKPYYCADCGRSFRHSNTLKYDMVLLESIVM, from the coding sequence ATGGCGTCTGGAAGTGGCTCCACTGTTGAGCAAACGTTCTCCGGTTCCCTCCACACGGACATATCGTACAGAGCAACACCAAAAATGGCTGTGAAGGAGAAATCGCACCACTGCCTGGAGTGTGGGAAAGGTTTTACTCAGCGATGTCATctcaaaatacaccagcgcatccacacaggcgAGAAGCCGCATCGCTGTTCGGAGTGCGGGAAGAGCTTCAGGGACGTTGGGACCCTCAGgagacaccagcgcatccacacaggagagaaaccgtactTCTGCTTGGAGTGTGGAAAGCGGTTCATTCAACAGGACAACCTCCAGAAGCACCTGCGTGtccacactggagagaaaccgtatcactgcctGGAGTGCGGGAAGAGCTTTAACCAGCAGAACCATCTCCAAACGCACCTGCGCGTTCACACGGGGgagaaaccgtattactgcCCAGAGTGTGGGCGGAGTTTTAGTGCGCAGAACAGTCTGCAGTTACACCGCCGGcttcacaccggagagaagccgtaCTGCTGCTCAGAGTGCGGGAAGCGCTTTACTGCGCAGGATCATCTCCAgaaacaccagcgcatccacaccggagagaagccCTACCACTGTGCAGTCTGTGGGAAGAGGTTCAGCGATGGGGGCACTCTGAAAACGCACCAGCGGCTccacaccggagagaagccgTTTGACTGCTTGTACTGCGAGAAGAGCTTCAGAAACAGGTGTAATCTCAAAAagcaccagcgcatccacaccggagagaagccATACGACTGCCCAGAGTGTGAGAAGAGCTTCAGTGATGGAGGGAGTCTCAaaaaacaccagcgcatccacacaggagagaagccgtattactGTGCTGACTGTGGGCGGAGCTTCAGGCATTCCAATACTTTAAAG